The following proteins are co-located in the Lagenorhynchus albirostris chromosome 2, mLagAlb1.1, whole genome shotgun sequence genome:
- the PLEKHM2 gene encoding pleckstrin homology domain-containing family M member 2 isoform X1 yields MVLSTKPCRHTFGHCSFHRLFALSFSSRNLSSWGSVLPASWKEGQTLQNRGLSGASRAAGLAPGHRLQSYFAACEDETPAIRNHDKVLQRLCEHLDHALLYGLQDLSSGYWVLVVHFTRREAIKQIEVLQHVATNLGRSRAWLYLALNENSLESYLRLFQENLGLLHKYYVKNALVCSHDHLTLFLTLVSGLEFIRFDLDLDAPYLDLAPYMPDYYKPQYLLDFEDRLPSSVHGSDSLSLNSFNSVTSTTLEWDDSAIAPSSEDYDFGDVFPAVPSVPSTDWEDGDLTDTVSGPRSTASDPASSKASTKSPTQRHNPFNEDQAETVSSSDTTPVHTASQEKGEPHTPDLPDTCTELEVIRVTKKKKIGKKKKPRSDEEASPLHPVSTQHTCARRGSGDTLVSSPGPGRVSPDKTLSSAGEETEGPGSTAEGSERSEPGQVGLLIPEMKDTSMECLGQPLSKVIDQLHGQLDPSTWCSHVEPPNQSFRTGSPGDAPERPPFCDFSEGLPAPMDFYRFTVESPSTVASGGGHHDPAGPGQPLHVPGSPAAAGQEEEGGGRGPGQAPRPLEDTPGETQEPEARELETRLPLVGEGPVPEQEPGTQETLCQLKRDQPSPCLSSAEDSGVDEGQGSPSEMSHSAEFRVDNNHLLLLMIHVFRENEEQLFRMIRMSTGHMEGNLQLLYVLLTDCYVYLLRKGATEKPYLVEEAVSYNELDYVSVGLDQQTVKLVCTNRRKQFLLDTADVALAEFFLASLKSAMIKGCREPPYPSVLTDATMEKLALAKFVAQESKCDATTVSVCFYGLVHWQDPQDESLGRIPCHCSPPEGAVTKEGMLHYKAGTSYLGKEHWKTCFVVLSNGILYQYPDRTDVTPLLSVNMGGEQCGGCRRSSTTDRPHAFQVILADRPCLELSASSEAEMADWMQHLCQAVSKGVIPQGVTPSPCIPCCLVITDDRLFTCHEDCQTSFFRSLGTAQLADISTVSTEPGKEYCVLEFSQDSQQPLPPWVIYLSCTSELDRFLSALNSGWKTIYQVDLPRKAIQEASNKKKFEDALSLIHSAWQRSDSLCRGRASRDPWC; encoded by the exons CCCCTGCCATCCGGAACCACGACAAGGTCCTGCAGCGTCTGTGTGAGCACTTGGACCACGCCCTGCTCTATGG ACTGCAAGACCTCTCATCTGGCTACTGGGTGCTCGTGGTGCATTTCACCCGGAGAGAGGCCATCAAGCAGATCGAGGTGCTGCAGCACGTGGCCACCAACCTGGGACGCA GCCGGGCCTGGCTGTACCTGGCCCTCAACGAGAACTCCCTGGAGAGCTACCTGCGGCTGTTCCAGGAGAACCTGGGTCTCCTGCACAAGTACTACGTCAA GAATGCCCTGGTCTGCAGCCATGACCACCTGACCCTCTTCCTGACCTTGGTGTCTGGGCTGGAGTTCATTCGGTTCGACCTGGACCTG gaCGCCCCCTACTTAGACTTGGCCCCCTACATGCCTGACTACTACAAACCCCAGTACCTGCTGGACTTTGAAGACCGCCTCCCCAGCTCGGTCCACGGCTCGGACAGCCTCTCCCTCAACTCCTTCAACTCCGTCACCTCCACCACCCTGGAGTGGGACGACAGTGCCATCGCCCCGTCTAGTGAGG attatgattTTGGAGATGTGTTTCCAGCAGTGCCGTCTGTACCCAGCACAGACTGGGAAG ATGGAGACCTCACAGACACTGTCAGTGGCCCCCGCTCTACTGCCTCGGACCCGGCCAGCAGCAAGGCTTCCACCAAGAGTCCCACCCAGCGCCACAACCCCTTCAATGAGGACCAGGCAGAGACCGTGTCCTCCTCCGACACCACCCCTGTGCACACTGCCTCTCAGGAGAAGGGGGAGCCCCATACCCCGGACTTGCCAGACACCTGCACAGAGCTCGAGGTCATCAG GGTcaccaagaagaagaaaattggCAAGAAGAAGAAGCCCAGATCGGATGAGGAAGCAAGTCCACTCCACCCGGTCTCTACCCAGCACACGTGTGCCAGGCGGGGCAGTGGTGACACCCTCGTCAGCAGCCCAGGCCCCGGGCGGGTCTCCCCAGACAAGACCCTCTCCTCCGCCGGGGAGGAGACAGAGGGGCCCGGCAGCACAGCCGAGGGCAGCGAGCGCTCAGAGCCCGGCCAGGTGGGCCTGCTTATCCCCGAGATGAAGGACACCTCCATGGAGTGCTTGGGGCAGCCCTTGAGTAAGGTCATTGATCAGCTCCACGGGCAGCTGGACCCCAGCACCTGGTGCTCCCACGTCGAGCCCCCCAACCAGTCCTTTCGGACTGGCTCTCCCGGGGACGCCCCGGAGAGGCCGCCATTTTGCGACTTTAGTGAGGGGCTTCCAGCCCCAATGGACTTCTACCGCTTTACCGTCGAGAGTCCAAGTACTGTTGCATCAGGTGGCGGCCACCATGACCCTGCAGGGCCTGGCCAACCGCTGCATGTTCCTGGTAGCCCTGCGGCTGCTGgccaagaagaagagggaggaggacgAGGGCCGGGACAGGCGCCTCGGCCCCTAGAGGACACCCCGGGGGAGACGCAGGAGCCAGAGGCCCGGGAGCTGGAGACCCGGTTGCCCCTGGTCGGTGAGGGACCTGTGCCTGAGCAGGAGCCTGGGACCCAGGAAACTCTTTGCCAACTCAAGCGAGACCAGCCCAGCCCTTGTCTGAGCAGCGCCGAGGACTCTGGGGTGGATGAGGGGCAGGGGAGCCCTTCGGAGATGAGCCACTCGGCAGAGTTCAG GGTAGACAACAATCACTTACTCCTGCTCATGATCCACGTGTTCCGAGAAAACGAAGAGCAGCTCTTCAGA ATGATCCGGATGAGCACGGGGCACATGGAGGGCAACCTGCAGCTGCTGTACGTGCTGCTCACAGACTGCTATGTCTACCTGCTCCGGAAAG GGGCCACAGAGAAGCCATACCTGGTGGAAGAGGCTGTTTCTTACAATGAACTTGACTACGTGTCG GTGGGCCTCGACCAGCAGACGGTGAAGCTGGTGTGCACCAACCGCAGGAAGCAGTTTCTGCTGGACACGGCGGACGTGGCCCTGGCCGA GTTCTTCTTGGCTTCTTTGAAGTCAGCCATGATCAAGGGCTGTCGGGAACCACCCTACCCCAGCGTCCTGACTGATGCCACCATGGAGAAGCTGGCACTGGCCAAATTTGTGGCCCAGGAATCTAAGTGTGAC gcgaCCACTGTTTCTGTGTGCTTCTACGGGCTCGTGCACTGGCAGGACCCCCAGGATGAGTCCCTGGGCCGCATCCCCTGCCACTGCTCACCCCCTGAGGGTGCCGTCACCAAAGAAGGCATGCTGCATTACAAGGCGGGCACCTCCTACCTGGGCAAGGAACACTGGAAGACGTGCTTCGTGGTGCTCAG CAACGGGATCCTCTACCAGTACCCCGACCGCACTGATGTCACCCCCCTGCTCTCAGTGAACATGGG GGGGGAGCAGTGCGGTGGCTGTCGGAGATCCAGCACCACGGACCGGCCCCACGCCTTCCAGGTCATCCTCGCCGACCGGCCCTGCCTGGAGCTGAGCGCCAGCAGCGAGGCTGAGATGGCTGACTGGATGCAGCACCTCTGCCAGGCCGTGTCCAAAGGG GTCATCCCCCAGGGGGTAACTCCCAGCCCCTGCATCCCCTGCTGCCTGGTGATCACGGATGACCGCCTCTTCACGTGCCACGAGGACTGCCAGACCAGCTTCTTCCGCTCCCTGGGCACCGCCCAGCTGGCCGACATCAGCACCGTCTCCACTGAACCGGGCAAGGAGTACTGTGTCTTG GAGTTTTCCCAGGACAGccagcagcccctcccacccTGGGTCATTTACCTGAGCTGCACATCTGAACTGGACCGATTCCTGTCTGCACTGAACTCCGGGTGGAAAACCATCTACCAG GTGGACCTCCCCCGCAAGGCCATCCAGGAAGCCTCCAACAAGAAGAAGTTCGAGGACGCCCTGAGCCTCATCCACAGCGCCTGGCAGCGGAGCGACAGCCTGTGCCGGGGCAGAGCCTCCCGGGACCCCTGGTGCTGA
- the PLEKHM2 gene encoding pleckstrin homology domain-containing family M member 2 isoform X5 produces MPDYYKPQYLLDFEDRLPSSVHGSDSLSLNSFNSVTSTTLEWDDSAIAPSSEDYDFGDVFPAVPSVPSTDWEDGDLTDTVSGPRSTASDPASSKASTKSPTQRHNPFNEDQAETVSSSDTTPVHTASQEKGEPHTPDLPDTCTELEVIRVTKKKKIGKKKKPRSDEEASPLHPVSTQHTCARRGSGDTLVSSPGPGRVSPDKTLSSAGEETEGPGSTAEGSERSEPGQVGLLIPEMKDTSMECLGQPLSKVIDQLHGQLDPSTWCSHVEPPNQSFRTGSPGDAPERPPFCDFSEGLPAPMDFYRFTVESPSTVASGGGHHDPAGPGQPLHVPGSPAAAGQEEEGGGRGPGQAPRPLEDTPGETQEPEARELETRLPLVGEGPVPEQEPGTQETLCQLKRDQPSPCLSSAEDSGVDEGQGSPSEMSHSAEFRVDNNHLLLLMIHVFRENEEQLFRMIRMSTGHMEGNLQLLYVLLTDCYVYLLRKGATEKPYLVEEAVSYNELDYVSVGLDQQTVKLVCTNRRKQFLLDTADVALAEFFLASLKSAMIKGCREPPYPSVLTDATMEKLALAKFVAQESKCDATTVSVCFYGLVHWQDPQDESLGRIPCHCSPPEGAVTKEGMLHYKAGTSYLGKEHWKTCFVVLSNGILYQYPDRTDVTPLLSVNMGGEQCGGCRRSSTTDRPHAFQVILADRPCLELSASSEAEMADWMQHLCQAVSKGVIPQGVTPSPCIPCCLVITDDRLFTCHEDCQTSFFRSLGTAQLADISTVSTEPGKEYCVLEFSQDSQQPLPPWVIYLSCTSELDRFLSALNSGWKTIYQVDLPRKAIQEASNKKKFEDALSLIHSAWQRSDSLCRGRASRDPWC; encoded by the exons ATGCCTGACTACTACAAACCCCAGTACCTGCTGGACTTTGAAGACCGCCTCCCCAGCTCGGTCCACGGCTCGGACAGCCTCTCCCTCAACTCCTTCAACTCCGTCACCTCCACCACCCTGGAGTGGGACGACAGTGCCATCGCCCCGTCTAGTGAGG attatgattTTGGAGATGTGTTTCCAGCAGTGCCGTCTGTACCCAGCACAGACTGGGAAG ATGGAGACCTCACAGACACTGTCAGTGGCCCCCGCTCTACTGCCTCGGACCCGGCCAGCAGCAAGGCTTCCACCAAGAGTCCCACCCAGCGCCACAACCCCTTCAATGAGGACCAGGCAGAGACCGTGTCCTCCTCCGACACCACCCCTGTGCACACTGCCTCTCAGGAGAAGGGGGAGCCCCATACCCCGGACTTGCCAGACACCTGCACAGAGCTCGAGGTCATCAG GGTcaccaagaagaagaaaattggCAAGAAGAAGAAGCCCAGATCGGATGAGGAAGCAAGTCCACTCCACCCGGTCTCTACCCAGCACACGTGTGCCAGGCGGGGCAGTGGTGACACCCTCGTCAGCAGCCCAGGCCCCGGGCGGGTCTCCCCAGACAAGACCCTCTCCTCCGCCGGGGAGGAGACAGAGGGGCCCGGCAGCACAGCCGAGGGCAGCGAGCGCTCAGAGCCCGGCCAGGTGGGCCTGCTTATCCCCGAGATGAAGGACACCTCCATGGAGTGCTTGGGGCAGCCCTTGAGTAAGGTCATTGATCAGCTCCACGGGCAGCTGGACCCCAGCACCTGGTGCTCCCACGTCGAGCCCCCCAACCAGTCCTTTCGGACTGGCTCTCCCGGGGACGCCCCGGAGAGGCCGCCATTTTGCGACTTTAGTGAGGGGCTTCCAGCCCCAATGGACTTCTACCGCTTTACCGTCGAGAGTCCAAGTACTGTTGCATCAGGTGGCGGCCACCATGACCCTGCAGGGCCTGGCCAACCGCTGCATGTTCCTGGTAGCCCTGCGGCTGCTGgccaagaagaagagggaggaggacgAGGGCCGGGACAGGCGCCTCGGCCCCTAGAGGACACCCCGGGGGAGACGCAGGAGCCAGAGGCCCGGGAGCTGGAGACCCGGTTGCCCCTGGTCGGTGAGGGACCTGTGCCTGAGCAGGAGCCTGGGACCCAGGAAACTCTTTGCCAACTCAAGCGAGACCAGCCCAGCCCTTGTCTGAGCAGCGCCGAGGACTCTGGGGTGGATGAGGGGCAGGGGAGCCCTTCGGAGATGAGCCACTCGGCAGAGTTCAG GGTAGACAACAATCACTTACTCCTGCTCATGATCCACGTGTTCCGAGAAAACGAAGAGCAGCTCTTCAGA ATGATCCGGATGAGCACGGGGCACATGGAGGGCAACCTGCAGCTGCTGTACGTGCTGCTCACAGACTGCTATGTCTACCTGCTCCGGAAAG GGGCCACAGAGAAGCCATACCTGGTGGAAGAGGCTGTTTCTTACAATGAACTTGACTACGTGTCG GTGGGCCTCGACCAGCAGACGGTGAAGCTGGTGTGCACCAACCGCAGGAAGCAGTTTCTGCTGGACACGGCGGACGTGGCCCTGGCCGA GTTCTTCTTGGCTTCTTTGAAGTCAGCCATGATCAAGGGCTGTCGGGAACCACCCTACCCCAGCGTCCTGACTGATGCCACCATGGAGAAGCTGGCACTGGCCAAATTTGTGGCCCAGGAATCTAAGTGTGAC gcgaCCACTGTTTCTGTGTGCTTCTACGGGCTCGTGCACTGGCAGGACCCCCAGGATGAGTCCCTGGGCCGCATCCCCTGCCACTGCTCACCCCCTGAGGGTGCCGTCACCAAAGAAGGCATGCTGCATTACAAGGCGGGCACCTCCTACCTGGGCAAGGAACACTGGAAGACGTGCTTCGTGGTGCTCAG CAACGGGATCCTCTACCAGTACCCCGACCGCACTGATGTCACCCCCCTGCTCTCAGTGAACATGGG GGGGGAGCAGTGCGGTGGCTGTCGGAGATCCAGCACCACGGACCGGCCCCACGCCTTCCAGGTCATCCTCGCCGACCGGCCCTGCCTGGAGCTGAGCGCCAGCAGCGAGGCTGAGATGGCTGACTGGATGCAGCACCTCTGCCAGGCCGTGTCCAAAGGG GTCATCCCCCAGGGGGTAACTCCCAGCCCCTGCATCCCCTGCTGCCTGGTGATCACGGATGACCGCCTCTTCACGTGCCACGAGGACTGCCAGACCAGCTTCTTCCGCTCCCTGGGCACCGCCCAGCTGGCCGACATCAGCACCGTCTCCACTGAACCGGGCAAGGAGTACTGTGTCTTG GAGTTTTCCCAGGACAGccagcagcccctcccacccTGGGTCATTTACCTGAGCTGCACATCTGAACTGGACCGATTCCTGTCTGCACTGAACTCCGGGTGGAAAACCATCTACCAG GTGGACCTCCCCCGCAAGGCCATCCAGGAAGCCTCCAACAAGAAGAAGTTCGAGGACGCCCTGAGCCTCATCCACAGCGCCTGGCAGCGGAGCGACAGCCTGTGCCGGGGCAGAGCCTCCCGGGACCCCTGGTGCTGA